In a genomic window of Platichthys flesus chromosome 24, fPlaFle2.1, whole genome shotgun sequence:
- the arhgef11 gene encoding rho guanine nucleotide exchange factor 11 isoform X3 yields the protein MSLRQPTSTLDRLNSLTIGDSERKSSATQQREPPPDIMLETTGPGLVQRCVVVQKDQLGFGFTVCGERVKLVQNVRPGGAAVKAGVQEGDRIIKVNGSLVSSMSHQEVVKLIKSGPYVALTLQGPPPSAASLPLEPLHTDLTPNQRTSLGGEAPPPPPPPLPSGLSSSPSQRITGPKPLQDSEVQKHATQILRKMLEQEEAELQDLMEEHSRNPSAALLERIESAKRRAHQVRVKIQQDVEGTRSESIASYFIAGEGRQSVDVSEGDVEAFESPHSSPSSSFRTPFHRRQSSDTHTLSDSGGKAQIIGPEEEDEEDDGYAFNEMDGPFQDIELLKSRPAHMTVFMRYVFTQLLDPNPLLFYLSVEAYLGSSPKDARALAPQICSHFLDPDAPLKIKVREEFLTDIESRLHAQEDIRGPLSELQQLVLPDIQDQIQDYRNKQMMGLGSLFGEGDLQHLDGDPAKERQVVDRQVTALWEILSKHEEDRSSPLASAVLLYLRHSGIKLRDSKVFPGLSTEKEKWLAFLKTKKLSGTKKEKEKDGEDKKRNPILKYIKPRSTSQSTFHVPLSPNEVRPGSVRNIIQQFENHTETTGEEGGEAADPPRLSSSSLGEDSMDSPTVSVRLARSESLKAQGEGRRRGVASVAESVPRSRSDVDMEDCGEEREGPGLRPLQHSASSSASSSSARSLENPTPPYTPRSRRRSVDSPLALLPDAVALEEEVCDGQNWQDTVSPQLLATLSPKEVDRQAVIYELFTTEASHLRTLRVLDQVFFQKMRSVLNSDELACIFPNLPQVYELHASLCEAMKKRRETPIVQDIGDVMLARFEGAAGDEFQEQASQLCSQQSQAVELIKNKKRKDPRFAHIIQECEASPHCRRLQLKDLLVSEMQRITKYPLLLDNIIKHTEAGRSDLPSLQRAQACCRGILQVVNEVVGETEHRQRLSQYQRRLDAAPQFKSLDLTTKRMIHEGPLTWKVSKDKQIEIQALLLSDCLVLLQRGPDDRLQLRYPSRWLGGGSVGGSADSKTSFSPLVKLDSLLVRPVATDNKALYIISTTERQIYELVAGTSSEKNTWKDLLEKTVSSADGSSPLINHGCIPIPSPSTRSASPVSTTSNVYADNSLTEQSVSLDAHSSEDTALSDHTPMDQSGAFLCGERRTVCVAEAALQDVETLRRLIIRDLEDDGWSHGSDDTPTNETANEGSSLSERQRPESLETILNFSTDDWEAEPDEGPPPDAEPPGVQVVRTGNTFYLVMPTEVGESNSDDLIDPPTSSHSPRPLEEATSPQPEEAEEPACGPEPDQSEATRQEQEEETAPSQAGHQSNVIRNVDEIFHTIEGLMSKLRHLKEIEKDHHKLLRTITELSVNQEPEEQQCHSATVSRTPSLDRGSGDVKEVSAAEPRIQSTGF from the exons ATGAGTCTCCGCCAACCCACCTCCACGCTGGACAG GCTCAACAGTCTGACCATCGGGGACTCGGAGCGCAAATCCTCTGCCACCCAGCAGAGGGAGCCACCGCCTGACATCATGCTTGAGACCACGG GTCCTGGTCTAGTCCAGAGATGTGTGGTCGTGCAGAAGGACCAGCTCGGTTTCGGCTTCACAGTTtgtggagagagagtgaagctCGTGCAGAATGTCCGACCAG GGGGCGCAGCAGTCAAGGCCGGAGTCCAAGAAGGGGATCGCATCATAAAG GTGAACGGCTCGTTGGTGTCGTCCATGTCCCATCAGGAGGTGGTGAAGCTCATCAAAT CTGGGCCCTATGTAGCTCTGACACTACAGGGACCTCCCCCATCAGCTGCCTCCTTGCCCCTGGAGCCCCTCCACACTGACCTCACCCCCAATCAAAGAACGTCTCTCGGTGGGgaggctccaccccctccacctccgCCCCTACCCTCTGGACTGAGCAGCAGCCCTTCCCAAAGAATCACTGGACCCAAACCACTACAG gACTCAGAAGTACAAAAACACGCCACTCAGATACTCAGGAAGATGCTGGAGCAGGAAGAAGCCGAGCTGCAG GACCTGATGGAGGAGCACTCGAGGAACCCGTCAGCGGCCCTGCTGGAGCGGATTGAGAGCGCCAAGAGGAGGGCTCACCAGGTCAGGGTCAAGATCCAGCAAGATGTG GAGGGAACACGATCAGAGTCGATCGCCAGTTACTTCATAGCAGGAGAAG GGCGACAATCAGTGGACGTGAGTGAAGGAGACGTGGAG gcctTTGAGAGTCCCCACTcctccccctcatcctcctTCAGGACCCCCTTCCACCGACGGCAGAGCTCCGACACTCACACCCTCTCTGACTCG ggtGGAAAGGCCCAGATCATCGgccctgaggaagaggatgaagaagatgatggttATGCATTTAATGAG atgGACGGCCCCTTCCAGGACATTGAGTTGTTGAAATCTCGACCAGCTCACATGACGGTGTTCATGAGATACGTCTTCACTCAGCTGCTGGACCCAAACCCACTG CTGTTCTACCTGTCGGTGGAGGCCTACCTGGGCTCCAGTCCGAAAGATGCCCGCGCACTGGCACCGCAGATCTGCTCCCATTTCCTGGACCCGGACGCT CCGCTGAAAATCAAAGTGCGGGAGGAGTTTCTCACAGATATCG AGAGTCGGCTGCATGCTCAGGAGGACATCAGAGGACCTCTGtccgagctgcagcagctggtgctGCCGGACATTCAGGACCAGATACAGGACTACAG GAACAAGCAGATGATGGGTCTTGGCTCCCTGTTTGGAGAAGGAGACCTGCAGCACCTGGACGGAGACCCGGCCAAAGAGAGACAGGTGGTGGACAGACAGGTCACCGCCCTCTGGGAGATACT ATCGAAGCACGAAGAAGACAGAAG TTCTCCTCTGGCATCAGCGGTCCTCCTCTACCTGCGTCACTCTGGCATCAAGCTGAGAGACTCCAAGGTGTTCCCGGGTCTGAGcacagagaaggagaagtgGCTCGCCTTCTTGAAGACCAAGAAG CTGAGTGGAAccaagaaggaaaaggaaaaagatggagaggataaaaagagaaatcccATCCTGAAGTACATCAAACCCCGCTCCACATCCCAGTcca CATTCCATGTCCCGTTGTCACCCAATGAAG tCCGTCCTGGCAGTGTGAGGAACATCATTCAGCAGTTTGAGAATCACACGGAGacgacaggagaggagggaggtgaagctgctgaccccccccggctctcctccagcagcctggGAGAAGACAGCATGGACAG CCCGACGGTCTCAGTGCGTCTGGCACGCAGCGAGTCGCTGAAGGCTCAGGGCGAAGGGCGCCGGAGGGGCGTGGCCTCTGTGGCGGAGTCCGTCCCCCGCTCACGGAGCGATGTGGACATGGAGGACTGTGGGGAGGAGCGGGAGGGGCCGGGCCTCAGGCCGCTGCAGCACAGCGCCTCGTCGTCTGCGTCCAGCAGCTCTGCACG GTCTCTAGAGAACCCTACACCCCCATACACGCCTCGCTCTCGACGCAG GAGCGTGGACTCACCGCTGGCCCTGCTGCCGGACGCCGTGgcgttggaggaggaggtgtgtgacgGTCAGAACTGGCAGGACACGgtgtctcctcagctcctcgcCACGCTCAGCCCAAAGGAAGTGGACAGACAGGCGGTGATATATG AGCTGTTCACCACAGAGGCGTCCCACCTGCGGACCCTGAGGGTCCTGGACCAGGTCTTCTTCCAGAAGATGAGGTCTGTCCTGAACTCTGATGAGCTGGCCTGCATCTTCCCCAACCTGCCTCAGGTCTACGAGCTCCACG CGAGTCTGTGCGAGgcgatgaagaagagaagagaaactcCCATCGTCCAGGACATCGGGGACGTCATGCTGGCCAGG TttgaaggagcagctggagacgAGTTCCAGGAGCAGGCGTCGCAGCTGTGCAGTCAGCAGTCTCAGGCTGTGGAGCTCATCAAGAACAAGAAGCGCAAAGACCCCCGCTTCGCTCACATCATCCAg GAGTGTGAGGCCAGTCCCCACTGTCGGAGGCTGCAGCTCAAAGACCTGCTGGTTTCAGAGATGCAGAGAATCACCAAGTACCCTCTGCTGctggacaacatcatcaaacacaCCGAGG CCGGGCGCTCAGACCTGCCCTCACTACAGCGGGCTCAGGCCTGTTGCAGAGGAATACTGCAGGTGGTCAATGAGGTCGTTGGGGAAACCGAACACAGGCAACGTCTCAGCCAATACCAACGCAGACTGGACGCTGCCCCCCAGTTCAAG AGTTTGGACCTGACCACAAAGAGGATGATCCATGAAGGTCCTCTCACCTGGAAAGTGAGCAAGGACAAGCAGATAG aGATCCAAgcgctgctgctgtcagactgcCTGGTCCTCCTGCAGAGGGGCCCGGACGACCGGCTGCAGCTGAGATACCCGTCCCGCTGgctgggggggggcagcgtcGGAGGCAGCGCAGACAGCAAGACGTCCTTCAGCCCCCTGGTGAAGCTGGACTCGCTGCTGGTCCGCCCAGTAGCCACAG ACAACAAGGCGCTCTACATCATCAGCACCACCGAGCGGCAGATCTACGAGCTGGTGGCCGGCACGTCATCGGAGAAAAACAC GTGGAAAGACCTCCTTGAGAAGACGGTCTCATCGGCCGacggctcctctcctctgatcaATCACGGCTGTATTCCGATTCC ttCTCCCAGTACACGCAGTGCATCCCCAGTTTCAACCACCAGCAATGTCTACGCAG ACAACTCCTTGACGGAGCAGTCCGTCTCCCTGGACGCTCATTCCTCCGAGGACACGGCGCTCTCTGACCACACACCcatggaccaatcaggagctTTCCTCTGTGGTGAAAGACGAACAGTGTGTGTGGCCGAGGCCGCGTTACAAGACG TGGAAACTCTGCGGCGCCTCATAATACGAGACCTGGAGGACGATGGGTGGAGCCATGGCTCGGATGACACACCCACCAACGAGACGGCCAATGAGGGGAGCTCACTCAGTGAAAGGCAGCGACCGGAGTCTCTGGAGACCATCCTGAACTTCAGCACGGACGACTGGGAGGCGGAGCCTGACGAGGGACCCCCCCCAGACGCTGAGCCGCCCGGCGTCCAGGTCGTGAGGACAG GGAACACCTTCTACTTGGTCATGCCCACAGAGGTGGGAGAGAGCAACTCTGATGACCTCATCGACCCCCCCACCTCCAGCCACTCCCCTCGGCCTCTGGAGGAGGCGACGTCACCGCAgccggaggaggcggaggagccAGCCTGTGGTCCGGAgcccgaccaatcagaggccaCGCggcaggagcaggaagaggagacggCTCCATCGCAGGCCGGGCACCAGAGTAACGTGATCAGAAACGTGGACGAGATTTTCCACACGATCGAGGGCTTGATGAGCAAGTTGCGTCACCTGAAG gaaatagaaaaggaTCATCACAAGCTTTTGAGAACCATCACTGAGCTGTCTGTCAATCAGGAGCCCGAGGAGCAGCAGTGTCACTCAGCCACTGTCTCCAGGACGCCCTCGCTGGACCGCGGCTCGGGGGACG TAAAAGAAGTGAGTGCTGCAGAACCCAGGATTCAGTCGACTGGATTCTGA